From one Pseudomonas sp. B21-048 genomic stretch:
- a CDS encoding benzoate/H(+) symporter BenE family transporter — protein sequence MSSSVLSSPLRLRDLLHPIVAGMISVIVNYGGTFILVFQAAKVAGLSPELTASWVWSVSIGVGITGLFLSWVSREPIITAWSTPAAAFLVVALSTTPYAEAVGAYIISAAAFVLLGLSGCFEKLIRLIPSGVAAGLLAGILLQFGIGAFGGMSLDPMLVGLLIAIYVVLKRFTARYAVVGILVLGLAFLLTQGRVELSGLALQFAAPVFTQPEFSINALLSVALPLFLITLTGQYMPGMLVLRNDGFSTSANPVLTVTGLGSLLMAPFGSHAFNIAAITAAICTGKEASEDPSKRWIAGVAAGVFYMLVGIFGVTLAAVFMAFPPTFITTLAGLALLGTIGASLASAMADVKTREASLITFLASAANITLLGIGGAFWGLLIGLAAYALLNGRLPRRETLVIPAADAVVTTKGATH from the coding sequence ATGTCGTCTTCAGTATTGTCATCGCCCCTGCGTCTACGGGACCTTCTGCATCCGATTGTCGCCGGGATGATTTCAGTCATCGTCAACTATGGCGGCACGTTCATCCTGGTCTTTCAGGCCGCCAAGGTGGCCGGGCTCAGCCCCGAGCTGACGGCGTCGTGGGTATGGTCGGTGTCGATTGGCGTGGGCATTACCGGGCTGTTTCTCAGTTGGGTGAGCCGTGAGCCGATCATTACCGCCTGGTCGACACCCGCCGCGGCTTTTCTGGTCGTCGCGCTGTCCACCACGCCCTACGCCGAGGCGGTGGGTGCGTACATCATTTCGGCCGCCGCCTTCGTGCTGCTGGGGTTGTCCGGTTGCTTCGAAAAACTCATCCGCCTGATTCCGTCGGGTGTGGCTGCGGGCCTGCTGGCCGGTATCTTGCTGCAGTTCGGGATCGGCGCGTTTGGTGGCATGAGTCTTGACCCAATGTTGGTCGGGTTGCTGATTGCCATTTACGTTGTGCTCAAGCGTTTTACCGCGCGCTATGCGGTGGTGGGCATTCTGGTGCTGGGGCTGGCATTTCTACTGACGCAGGGCCGTGTAGAACTGTCGGGGCTGGCGCTGCAATTCGCGGCACCGGTATTCACCCAGCCTGAGTTTTCGATCAATGCGCTGCTCAGTGTGGCACTGCCGCTGTTCCTGATCACCCTCACCGGCCAGTACATGCCGGGCATGCTGGTGCTGCGCAACGATGGCTTCAGCACCAGCGCTAATCCTGTCCTGACTGTCACAGGGCTGGGCTCCTTGCTAATGGCGCCCTTCGGTTCTCACGCCTTCAATATCGCGGCCATCACGGCGGCCATCTGCACCGGCAAAGAAGCCTCGGAGGATCCGTCCAAGCGCTGGATCGCCGGGGTTGCCGCGGGCGTGTTCTACATGCTTGTCGGGATTTTCGGGGTGACCCTCGCCGCGGTATTCATGGCGTTCCCGCCCACCTTCATTACGACGCTGGCCGGGCTGGCCCTGCTCGGCACTATCGGCGCCAGCCTGGCCAGCGCCATGGCTGACGTCAAAACCCGCGAAGCCTCGCTGATCACCTTTCTCGCGTCCGCCGCGAACATCACTTTGCTGGGGATCGGTGGGGCGTTCTGGGGGTTGCTGATCGGTCTGGCGGCCTACGCCTTACTCAATGGGCGCTTGCCGCGTCGCGAGACGTTGGTCATTCCGGCTGCCGACGCTGTTGTGACGACCAAAGGAGCCACCCACTGA
- a CDS encoding PLP-dependent aminotransferase family protein, translated as MAKTFELETLKMRLNDVEFQLLNLHQRIQRALRALILDGALDPGLKLPATRVLAKSLGVARDTVENAYVQLHRDGFIVRREGAGSYVCETLGTELRGAARRRIKAQEIKSSQAAAGAGLSQRGRMIFDSGGVNDQQVIKAFATGLPETRTFPTDVWERLQRQVMKDYRANVLLHGDPQGAEPLRKAIATYLNLERGAKCSPDQIMVLSSTRQALFLCAQLLVDAGKPILLENPGYYGAKKAFETAETKVLPIDVDELGIRTDLLYADRSGANCVYVTPSHQYPTGATLPLERRLELINWAAEKGKWVIEDDYDSEFHYDGQPTACVQGLDKYQRTLYIGTFSKTLYPGLRMGYMVLPHELIKAFTYARSMMDGHTPQILQLTLARFMEDGHYNAHVRAMRKLYAGRRSIMLDTIGKHLDGIVTALRPPGGLQIPCLLHDGWSEEKTIRQAASAGVQLSGLSRLYAGKEKKQGWLLGYSSLTAYEIEAAMLRLANALKTR; from the coding sequence ATGGCGAAAACGTTCGAGCTGGAAACGCTGAAAATGCGCCTCAACGATGTTGAGTTTCAGCTGTTGAATCTGCATCAGCGGATTCAGCGCGCACTGCGTGCATTGATCCTCGATGGCGCCCTTGACCCAGGCTTGAAGCTGCCCGCGACCCGGGTTCTGGCCAAGTCACTCGGGGTTGCCCGCGACACTGTTGAAAACGCCTACGTGCAACTGCACCGCGACGGTTTTATCGTGCGGCGCGAGGGGGCTGGCAGTTATGTCTGCGAAACGCTGGGCACCGAATTACGCGGCGCAGCGCGCCGACGCATCAAGGCGCAGGAAATCAAAAGCAGTCAGGCGGCAGCGGGGGCGGGATTGAGCCAGCGCGGGCGGATGATCTTCGACAGTGGCGGCGTGAACGATCAGCAGGTAATCAAGGCATTCGCGACCGGCCTGCCGGAAACCCGCACCTTCCCCACCGATGTCTGGGAGCGCCTGCAACGCCAGGTCATGAAGGACTATCGCGCCAACGTGCTGTTGCACGGCGATCCGCAAGGTGCCGAGCCGCTGCGCAAGGCGATTGCCACCTACTTGAACCTCGAGCGCGGGGCCAAATGCTCTCCCGACCAGATCATGGTGCTGAGCAGCACTCGCCAGGCCCTCTTTCTGTGTGCGCAATTGCTAGTGGACGCCGGCAAACCGATCCTGTTGGAAAACCCCGGTTACTATGGCGCCAAAAAGGCCTTTGAAACCGCCGAGACCAAGGTTCTGCCCATCGATGTCGATGAACTGGGCATACGTACCGACCTGCTGTACGCCGACCGCAGCGGCGCCAATTGCGTTTATGTCACACCGTCTCATCAATACCCCACCGGCGCGACCTTGCCGCTGGAACGTCGTCTTGAGTTGATCAACTGGGCAGCGGAGAAGGGCAAATGGGTCATCGAAGATGACTACGACAGCGAGTTTCACTACGACGGGCAACCGACCGCCTGCGTACAGGGCCTGGACAAGTATCAGCGTACGCTCTACATCGGCACCTTCAGCAAGACCCTCTACCCTGGGTTGCGAATGGGTTACATGGTATTGCCCCACGAGCTGATCAAAGCCTTCACCTACGCGCGCAGCATGATGGACGGCCACACGCCACAAATCCTGCAACTGACCCTGGCGCGCTTCATGGAGGACGGCCATTACAACGCCCACGTCCGAGCCATGCGCAAGCTGTATGCCGGACGCCGCTCCATCATGCTCGACACAATCGGCAAGCACTTGGATGGCATCGTTACCGCCTTGCGCCCTCCCGGCGGGCTACAAATTCCCTGCCTGCTGCACGATGGCTGGTCTGAAGAAAAAACCATCCGCCAAGCGGCCAGCGCGGGCGTACAGCTTTCCGGCCTGAGCCGGTTGTACGCCGGCAAGGAGAAGAAACAAGGCTGGTTATTGGGTTACTCGTCCCTGACCGCTTATGAAATCGAAGCGGCCATGCTGCGCCTGGCCAATGCACTGAAAACCCGGTAG
- a CDS encoding aldose 1-epimerase family protein, giving the protein MTPLKLFVTLSALSAASHAMAWDYVLLDTDKAAQNWQITSQQLGAKTDKPFSVTLRTLHGGRQEGVSIVDIDNGTMKLSVVPTRGMNVLQASVGDVRMGWDSPVKEVVNPSFIELNGRGGLGWLEGFNELVTRCGYEWVGHPGMDNGELLTLHGRAANIPANKVILHIDEKPPYAITLRGELKEQAFKKVDFSVATELVTEPGSVAFALNDTLTNNGDYPKEYQALYHSNFSTPFLEQGARFAAPVKQVSPFNDKAKGDLPDWQTYRAPTKDYDETVYNVVPYADAKGDTLTVLHNKAGSLGVSVGFNTQTLPVFSLWKNTDTQGQGYVTGLEPGTSFSYNRRYQRPLNLVPTIGPKEQKQFRINYSLLADKAAVDKALKQVSEIQDGRETEVRQTPLVDLTKG; this is encoded by the coding sequence ATGACTCCGCTTAAACTTTTCGTCACTCTCAGCGCACTGTCCGCTGCTTCCCACGCCATGGCTTGGGATTACGTCCTGCTCGACACCGACAAAGCCGCCCAGAACTGGCAAATCACCAGCCAGCAACTCGGGGCAAAAACCGACAAACCCTTCAGCGTGACCCTGCGCACCTTGCATGGCGGTCGGCAGGAGGGCGTCAGTATCGTCGACATCGATAACGGCACGATGAAACTCTCGGTGGTGCCGACTCGCGGTATGAACGTCCTGCAAGCCTCGGTTGGCGATGTGCGCATGGGTTGGGATTCGCCGGTCAAGGAAGTGGTCAATCCATCCTTCATCGAACTCAACGGCCGTGGTGGTTTGGGCTGGCTGGAAGGTTTCAATGAACTGGTCACCCGCTGCGGCTACGAATGGGTCGGCCACCCTGGCATGGACAACGGCGAACTGCTGACCCTGCACGGTCGCGCCGCTAATATCCCGGCGAACAAAGTCATCCTGCACATCGATGAGAAACCGCCGTACGCAATCACCCTGCGCGGCGAATTGAAAGAGCAGGCATTCAAGAAAGTCGACTTCTCCGTCGCGACCGAACTCGTCACCGAACCCGGCAGCGTAGCGTTCGCCCTCAACGATACCCTGACCAACAACGGCGACTATCCGAAGGAATATCAGGCGCTGTATCACAGCAACTTCAGTACGCCATTCCTGGAGCAGGGCGCTCGTTTCGCCGCGCCGGTGAAACAGGTGTCGCCGTTCAACGATAAGGCCAAGGGCGATCTGCCCGACTGGCAAACCTACCGCGCACCGACCAAGGACTACGACGAAACGGTCTACAACGTGGTGCCGTATGCCGATGCCAAAGGCGATACGCTGACCGTGCTGCATAACAAGGCCGGCAGCCTGGGCGTCTCGGTCGGCTTCAATACGCAAACACTGCCCGTGTTCTCCCTGTGGAAAAACACCGATACCCAAGGGCAGGGCTATGTCACGGGGCTGGAACCGGGAACGAGTTTTTCCTACAACCGCCGGTATCAGCGGCCACTGAACCTGGTGCCGACAATTGGGCCGAAGGAACAGAAGCAGTTCCGCATCAACTACAGCTTGCTGGCGGATAAGGCGGCTGTGGATAAGGCATTGAAGCAGGTGAGCGAGATTCAGGATGGTCGGGAGACCGAGGTGCGGCAGACGCCGTTGGTTGATCTCACCAAGGGATGA
- a CDS encoding LysR substrate-binding domain-containing protein translates to MSRRLPPLYALRAFEAAARHSSFTRAAEELSITQSAVSRHIRTLEEHFACRLFHRSGRNLQLTESARLILPGIREGFTALERACNTLRAEDDILRMKAPSTLTMRWLLARLSRFRHLRPGNEVQLTSAWMDIDTVDFNHEPFDCAVILSNGHFPPDWETTLLFPEELIPVGAPNLRKDQPWDVARLASAELLHPTPDRRDWRNWLERMGLTDQVSLKGGQVFDTLELGMIAAARGYGVSMGDLLMVAEDVAQGRLSLPWPTAVASGEHYYLVWPKTRPGGERLRRLSDFLQGEVRAMELPDVERLG, encoded by the coding sequence ATGTCCCGTCGTCTTCCTCCCTTGTATGCCCTTCGAGCTTTCGAAGCGGCGGCGCGGCATAGCTCGTTTACCCGCGCCGCCGAAGAACTGTCGATCACGCAAAGTGCGGTCAGTCGGCACATTCGTACGCTCGAAGAGCATTTTGCCTGTCGGCTGTTTCATCGCAGCGGGCGCAACCTGCAACTGACTGAGTCGGCGCGGCTGATCCTGCCCGGCATTCGCGAAGGCTTCACCGCCCTCGAGCGGGCCTGCAATACCTTGCGCGCCGAGGACGACATCTTGCGCATGAAAGCCCCGTCGACCCTGACCATGCGTTGGCTGTTGGCGCGGCTCAGCCGTTTTCGGCACCTGCGACCCGGGAACGAGGTGCAATTGACCAGCGCCTGGATGGACATCGATACGGTGGACTTCAACCACGAACCCTTCGACTGCGCTGTCATCCTCAGCAACGGGCATTTTCCACCGGACTGGGAGACGACTCTCCTGTTCCCCGAAGAGCTGATTCCGGTGGGCGCGCCAAATCTTCGCAAGGATCAACCGTGGGACGTTGCGCGCCTGGCCAGTGCCGAGTTGCTGCACCCGACGCCGGACCGTCGTGACTGGCGCAACTGGCTGGAGCGAATGGGCCTGACCGATCAAGTCTCGCTCAAGGGCGGGCAGGTGTTCGACACGCTGGAACTGGGCATGATCGCCGCTGCCCGAGGTTACGGCGTGTCCATGGGCGACTTGCTGATGGTGGCGGAGGATGTTGCGCAGGGGCGTCTGAGTTTGCCGTGGCCGACGGCTGTCGCCAGTGGGGAGCATTATTACCTGGTCTGGCCGAAAACCCGCCCCGGCGGTGAGCGTTTGCGCCGCCTCAGCGATTTCCTGCAAGGCGAAGTCCGGGCCATGGAATTACCGGATGTCGAACGTCTGGGCTGA
- a CDS encoding NorM family multidrug efflux MATE transporter, with protein sequence MQHPARIELWAILRLAGPLIASQLAHMLMVLTDTLMMARLSPEALAGGGLGAATYSFVSIFCIGVIAAVGTLVAIRQGAGDIIGAARLTQAGLWLAWLMALVAGLVLWNLKPVLLLFGQTETNVRAAGQFLLILPFALPGYLSFMVLRGFTSAIGRATPVMVISLAGTVANFLLNYALITGLFGLPKMGLVGIGLVTAIVANLMALALALHIRRHPAYDAYPLRQGLSQPNRQYLKELWRLGLPIGGTYAVEVGLFAFAALCIGTMGSTQLAAHQIALQIVSVAFMIPAGLSYAITMRIGQHYGAGQLLDARLAGRVGIAFGAAAMLGFAMVFWLLPHQLIGLFLDHNDPAFREVINLAVSLLAVAAWFELFDGTQTIAMGCIRGLKDAKTTFLVGLGCYWLIGAPAAWWMAFHLKWGPTGVWWGLALGLACAAVSLTLAFEWKMKRMIRREPASGASFQVAQPD encoded by the coding sequence ATGCAGCATCCAGCGCGTATTGAACTCTGGGCCATTCTGCGGCTGGCGGGGCCGTTGATTGCCTCGCAGTTGGCGCACATGCTGATGGTCCTCACCGACACATTGATGATGGCGCGCCTGAGCCCCGAAGCGCTGGCGGGCGGCGGTCTGGGTGCGGCGACGTATTCGTTCGTGTCGATTTTCTGCATCGGGGTGATCGCCGCCGTCGGCACCCTGGTGGCGATTCGTCAGGGCGCGGGCGACATCATCGGCGCGGCGCGGCTGACCCAGGCCGGGTTGTGGCTGGCATGGTTGATGGCGCTGGTGGCGGGGTTAGTGCTGTGGAACCTGAAACCGGTATTGCTGCTGTTCGGCCAGACCGAAACCAACGTCCGGGCGGCTGGTCAGTTTCTGTTGATCCTGCCGTTCGCCCTGCCCGGCTACCTGAGCTTCATGGTGCTGCGCGGCTTCACCAGCGCCATCGGCCGGGCGACGCCGGTGATGGTCATCAGCCTCGCCGGCACCGTGGCCAACTTCCTGCTCAACTATGCATTGATCACGGGCCTGTTCGGTCTGCCGAAAATGGGCCTGGTGGGCATCGGCCTGGTCACGGCGATCGTGGCCAACCTCATGGCGCTGGCGCTCGCGTTGCACATTCGCCGGCATCCGGCCTACGACGCTTATCCATTGCGTCAAGGTTTGTCGCAGCCCAACCGCCAGTACTTGAAGGAGTTGTGGCGCCTGGGCCTGCCAATTGGCGGCACCTATGCGGTGGAGGTCGGCCTGTTTGCCTTCGCCGCGCTGTGTATCGGCACCATGGGCAGTACGCAACTGGCGGCCCACCAGATCGCCCTGCAAATCGTCTCGGTGGCGTTCATGATTCCGGCGGGGCTTTCTTACGCGATCACTATGCGCATCGGTCAGCATTACGGCGCCGGGCAATTACTCGATGCGCGGCTGGCCGGACGGGTCGGAATTGCCTTTGGTGCGGCGGCAATGCTCGGCTTCGCGATGGTCTTCTGGCTGTTGCCGCATCAGTTGATCGGCTTGTTCCTGGACCACAATGACCCGGCGTTCCGCGAAGTCATCAACCTGGCCGTGAGCCTGCTGGCGGTGGCGGCGTGGTTCGAACTGTTCGACGGCACGCAAACCATCGCCATGGGCTGCATCCGTGGGCTCAAGGATGCCAAGACCACCTTCCTGGTGGGCTTGGGTTGTTATTGGCTGATCGGCGCACCCGCCGCGTGGTGGATGGCGTTCCATTTGAAGTGGGGACCGACGGGGGTCTGGTGGGGCCTGGCGCTGGGACTGGCGTGTGCGGCGGTGAGCCTGACGCTGGCGTTTGAGTGGAAGATGAAGCGGATGATTCGGCGGGAGCCGGCGTCAGGGGCGAGTTTCCAAGTCGCCCAGCCAGATTGA
- a CDS encoding bifunctional diguanylate cyclase/phosphodiesterase gives MSTPVEPLRLLLLAEEPAWAALLRECLAPMGSSAVLLSAPSWESVSNLFDDNRSAVLLTIPALQPAPGRCNLPTVLLLEHEPLAPPDGVSDWLVRNLLEPGMLRRCLRHVRERGVLENTLQRLAEQDPLTGIANRQGFQTLLAARLAENEGRGLALGHLDLDNFRHANDALGHQAGDRLILQVVSRLKSQLEASDQLARLGSDEFALLIDTRRAPQRAEWMAERITEALSEPYWIDGESLLIGSSLGIAHARAQAGADPLMWHAHIAMQQAKSTQGCTFHIFNERINRNARSIADLESELRRALRRDELELHYQPRLNLEDGQIVGLEALVRWRHGERGLLPPSEFVPLAEQSGLIVPLGYWVISRALRDMQALRERGLPALHMAINLSFRQFQDSQLLATLSRLIAERGVEAQWLEFELTETAVMRRSDLVKQTMDALGRLGVRFSLDDFGTGFSSFVHLNSLPIALLKVDKSFVGGMEEREENRKLVHAMINLAHNLNLEVVAEGVETLEQLDLLRGFGCDQVQGYLISKPLPLVELVEYLTFGSSQQPALEVMS, from the coding sequence TTGTCTACGCCTGTCGAACCCTTGCGTTTGCTGTTACTGGCCGAAGAGCCGGCGTGGGCAGCGTTGTTGCGCGAGTGTCTGGCTCCGATGGGGAGTTCGGCTGTGCTGCTCAGCGCGCCGAGCTGGGAGTCAGTCAGCAACCTGTTTGATGACAACCGCAGCGCGGTGTTGTTGACGATTCCCGCGCTTCAGCCAGCACCCGGCCGTTGCAACTTGCCGACGGTGTTGCTGCTCGAACACGAGCCGCTGGCGCCGCCCGACGGTGTGAGCGACTGGCTGGTGCGCAATCTGCTGGAGCCCGGCATGTTGCGCCGCTGCCTGCGCCATGTGCGTGAACGCGGCGTGCTGGAAAACACCTTGCAGCGCCTGGCCGAGCAGGACCCGTTGACCGGTATCGCCAACCGTCAGGGCTTCCAGACCTTGTTGGCGGCGCGTCTGGCTGAAAACGAAGGTCGCGGCCTGGCCCTCGGTCACCTCGACCTCGATAACTTTCGACACGCCAACGACGCCCTCGGCCATCAGGCTGGCGATCGGTTGATCCTGCAAGTGGTCTCGCGGTTGAAAAGCCAACTGGAGGCCAGTGATCAACTGGCGCGGCTGGGCAGCGACGAGTTTGCCCTGCTGATCGACACCCGCCGCGCCCCTCAGCGCGCCGAATGGATGGCCGAACGCATTACCGAAGCCCTGTCCGAACCCTATTGGATCGATGGCGAAAGCCTGTTGATCGGTTCCAGCCTTGGCATCGCTCATGCACGAGCGCAGGCCGGCGCCGACCCGTTGATGTGGCACGCGCACATCGCCATGCAGCAAGCCAAGAGTACTCAGGGCTGTACCTTTCACATCTTCAACGAGCGGATCAATCGCAATGCCCGTAGCATCGCCGACCTCGAAAGCGAACTGCGCCGGGCCTTGCGCCGCGATGAGCTGGAGTTGCATTACCAGCCACGCCTGAACCTTGAGGACGGGCAGATCGTCGGCCTCGAAGCGTTGGTGCGCTGGCGTCATGGCGAACGCGGCCTGTTGCCCCCCAGCGAATTCGTGCCGTTGGCCGAGCAAAGTGGTTTGATCGTGCCGCTGGGTTACTGGGTGATTTCCCGGGCCCTGCGGGACATGCAGGCGTTGCGTGAGCGGGGGCTGCCAGCACTGCACATGGCAATCAACCTGTCGTTTCGACAGTTTCAGGACAGCCAGTTGCTGGCGACCCTGAGCCGGCTGATTGCCGAGCGAGGCGTCGAGGCACAATGGCTGGAATTTGAATTGACCGAAACCGCGGTGATGCGTCGCAGCGATCTGGTCAAGCAGACCATGGACGCCCTCGGACGTTTGGGCGTGCGCTTCTCGCTGGATGATTTCGGCACGGGGTTCTCTTCGTTCGTGCACCTCAACAGCCTGCCGATTGCATTGTTGAAGGTCGACAAGAGCTTTGTCGGCGGGATGGAAGAGCGGGAAGAGAATCGCAAACTGGTGCACGCCATGATCAATCTGGCGCACAACCTCAACCTCGAAGTGGTTGCCGAAGGGGTGGAAACACTGGAACAGCTGGATTTATTGCGCGGATTCGGTTGCGACCAGGTGCAAGGGTATCTGATCAGCAAGCCGTTGCCGTTGGTGGAGTTGGTGGAGTATTTGACCTTTGGCAGCAGTCAGCAGCCTGCACTGGAAGTTATGAGCTGA
- the rep gene encoding DNA helicase Rep, translating to MSRLNPRQQEAVNYVGGPLLVLAGAGSGKTSVITRKIAHLIQSCGIRAQYIVAMTFTNKAAREMKERVGTLLKGGEGRGLTVCTFHNLGLNIIRKEHVRLGYKPGFSIFDETDVKALMTDIMQKEYSGDDGVDEIKNMIGSWKNDLILPPEALENARNPKEQTAAIVYTHYQRTLKAFNAVDFDDLILLPVKLFQEHADILEKWQNKVRYLLVDEYQDTNASQYLLVKLLIGKRNQFTVVGDDDQSIYAWRGARPENLMLLKDDYPSLKVVMLEQNYRSTSRILRCANVLISNNPHEFEKQLWSEMGHGDEIRVIRCRNEDAEAERVAVEILSLHLRTDRPYSDFAILYRGNYQAKLIELKLQHHQVPYRLSGGNSFFGRQEVKDLMAYFRLIVNPDDDNAFLRVINVPRREIGSTTLEKLGNYATERKISMYAATDEIGLGEHLDTRFTDRLSRFKRFMDKVREQCAGEDPICALRSMVMDIDYENWLRTNSSSDKAADYRMGNVWFLIEALKNTLEKDEEGEMTVEDAIGKLVLRDMLERQQEEEDGAEGVQMMTLHASKGLEFPYVFIMGMEEEILPHRSSIEADTIEEERRLAYVGITRARQTLAFTFAAKRKQYGEIIDCAPSRFLDELPPDDLAWEGNDDTPVEVKAVRGNTALADIRAMLKR from the coding sequence ATGTCCCGACTCAATCCCCGGCAGCAAGAAGCCGTGAACTACGTCGGCGGCCCTCTTTTGGTGCTCGCCGGCGCAGGCTCCGGCAAGACCAGCGTGATCACCCGAAAAATTGCGCATCTGATCCAGAGTTGCGGCATTCGCGCCCAGTACATCGTCGCCATGACCTTTACCAACAAGGCCGCGCGGGAGATGAAGGAACGGGTCGGCACGCTGCTCAAGGGCGGCGAAGGCCGCGGCCTGACGGTCTGCACCTTCCACAACCTGGGCCTGAACATCATCCGCAAGGAACACGTGCGGCTGGGCTATAAACCGGGCTTCTCGATCTTCGACGAGACCGACGTCAAAGCCCTGATGACCGACATCATGCAGAAGGAATACTCGGGCGACGACGGCGTCGACGAGATCAAGAACATGATCGGCTCGTGGAAAAACGACCTGATTCTGCCGCCCGAAGCCCTGGAAAACGCGCGCAATCCCAAGGAACAGACCGCCGCCATCGTCTACACCCACTATCAGCGCACGCTCAAGGCGTTCAATGCGGTGGACTTCGACGACCTGATCCTGCTGCCGGTCAAACTGTTCCAGGAACACGCCGACATCCTGGAAAAATGGCAGAACAAGGTCCGCTATCTGTTGGTGGACGAATATCAGGACACCAACGCCAGCCAGTATTTGCTGGTGAAACTGCTGATCGGCAAACGCAACCAGTTCACCGTGGTGGGCGACGACGACCAGTCGATCTACGCCTGGCGCGGCGCCCGCCCGGAAAACCTGATGCTGCTCAAGGATGATTACCCGTCCCTGAAAGTGGTGATGCTCGAGCAAAACTACCGTTCCACCAGCCGCATCCTGCGCTGCGCCAACGTGCTGATCTCCAACAACCCGCACGAGTTCGAAAAACAGCTGTGGAGTGAGATGGGCCACGGCGACGAAATCCGCGTGATCCGTTGCCGCAACGAGGACGCCGAAGCCGAGCGCGTGGCTGTGGAAATCCTCAGCCTGCACTTGCGCACTGACCGCCCCTACAGCGATTTCGCGATTCTGTATCGCGGCAACTACCAGGCCAAGCTGATCGAGCTGAAGCTGCAGCATCACCAGGTGCCTTACCGACTTTCCGGTGGCAACAGCTTTTTCGGACGTCAGGAAGTGAAAGACCTGATGGCCTACTTCCGGCTGATCGTGAACCCGGACGATGACAACGCCTTCCTGCGAGTGATCAATGTCCCACGCCGGGAAATCGGTTCGACCACGCTGGAGAAGCTGGGTAACTACGCCACCGAACGAAAAATCTCGATGTACGCTGCCACCGACGAAATCGGCTTGGGCGAGCATCTGGACACGCGCTTCACCGATCGCCTGTCACGCTTCAAGCGTTTCATGGACAAGGTCCGCGAGCAGTGCGCCGGCGAAGACCCGATCTGCGCCCTGCGCAGCATGGTCATGGACATCGACTACGAGAACTGGCTGCGCACCAACAGCTCCAGCGACAAGGCCGCCGATTACCGCATGGGTAACGTCTGGTTCCTGATCGAGGCGTTGAAGAACACGCTGGAGAAAGACGAAGAAGGCGAGATGACCGTCGAAGACGCCATCGGCAAACTCGTTCTGCGCGACATGCTGGAGCGTCAGCAGGAAGAGGAAGACGGCGCCGAAGGCGTGCAGATGATGACCTTGCACGCCTCCAAGGGTCTGGAATTCCCCTACGTGTTCATCATGGGCATGGAAGAGGAAATTCTTCCGCACCGCTCCAGCATCGAAGCCGACACCATTGAAGAGGAACGTCGCCTGGCCTACGTCGGGATTACCCGGGCGCGTCAGACGTTGGCGTTCACCTTCGCCGCCAAGCGTAAGCAGTACGGCGAGATCATCGACTGCGCGCCTAGCCGTTTCCTCGATGAACTGCCACCGGACGACCTCGCCTGGGAAGGTAATGACGACACTCCCGTTGAAGTCAAAGCGGTTCGCGGTAATACCGCATTGGCGGATATACGCGCGATGTTAAAGCGCTAG
- a CDS encoding xanthine phosphoribosyltransferase — protein sequence MEALHKKIREEGIVLSDQVLKVDAFLNHQIDPALMKLIGDEFATLFKDSGITKIVTIEASGIAPAIMTGLNLGVPVIFARKHQSLTLTENLLSATVYSFTKQTESTVAISPRHLTSSDRVLIIDDFLANGKASQALISIIKQAGATVAGLGIVIEKSFQGGRAELDAQGYRVESLARVQSLAGGVVTFIE from the coding sequence ATGGAAGCACTGCACAAGAAAATTCGCGAAGAAGGCATCGTGCTTTCCGACCAGGTTCTGAAAGTCGACGCCTTTCTGAACCACCAGATCGACCCGGCCCTGATGAAGCTGATCGGCGACGAATTCGCCACGCTGTTCAAGGATTCGGGCATCACCAAGATCGTCACCATCGAAGCCTCGGGCATTGCTCCGGCGATCATGACCGGCCTGAACCTCGGCGTGCCGGTGATTTTCGCCCGCAAGCATCAGTCCCTGACCCTGACTGAAAACCTGCTGTCGGCGACCGTTTACTCGTTCACGAAACAGACCGAAAGCACCGTGGCAATCTCCCCGCGCCACCTGACCAGCAGCGACCGCGTGCTGATCATCGACGACTTTTTGGCCAACGGTAAGGCGTCGCAAGCGCTGATTTCGATCATCAAACAGGCCGGTGCGACCGTTGCAGGCTTGGGGATTGTGATCGAGAAGTCGTTTCAGGGAGGGCGTGCGGAACTGGATGCTCAGGGCTATCGCGTTGAATCGTTGGCTCGGGTGCAGTCGCTGGCTGGCGGTGTTGTGACCTTCATCGAATAA